The region CGGCGACTTCGAGGAGTACGCCGACCTCGGGGCGACCACCGAGAACGCGATGGACATCGCCGAGACGAGCATGGACCGCGTGCGAAAACTCGTCCCCGACGAGACGCTGGCCGACCGCATCAGACAGAAGAGCGTCCACGCGACGGGCGACCCCGAGTTCCAACACCTCGTCCGGTTCACCGGCGAGACGGCGGAGGAACCGGTCGTCGCCGGCGCGCGGGCCGTCCTCGAAGAGCGCCCCATCGTCACCGACATCACCATGGTGAAGGCCGGTATCACCGGCCGCGGCCACGACTGTCCCGTCGAGAAAGCCATCGGCAACGGAGCGGAACTCGCGGCGCGGACGGGGATGACGCGGACGGCCGCCTCGGTGCTCGAACTCGACCGCCGGGGCGTCTACGACGGCGCTATCGCCGTCGTCGGAAACGCGCCGACCGCGGCGCTGGCCCTCGCTGACTGCATCGAAGACGGGACGCGACCCGCCGTCGTCGTCGCCACCCCCGTGGGGTTCGTCAAGGCGGCCGAGAGCCGGAAGCGCCTCCGCGACGTCGCGGGCGAACACGGCGTCCCGGCGATTACGAACGTCGGTCGCCGCGGCGGAAGCGGACTCGCGGCCGGCCTGACGAACGAACTCGTCCACGTGGCGAGCGACGCCCGGAGCGGAGAGGTAGACCTCCCGTGAGCGACGCGTACGACTTAGACGCCGGCCCGGACCCGGCGGCACTCGCGGCGTCGGAACCCGAACCCTCGGACGCGGAGGGCCCGGTGTACGCCGTCGGCATCGGTCCCGGAAACCCGGAGTATCTGACCCCCCGCGGCGAGCGTGCGATTCGCGACGCCGACGTGGTGGTGGGCTTCGAGACGGTGGTCGAGTTCGTCCGCGGGCGGACGGACGCCGAACTGCTCACCTGCGGGTACCGCGACGAGGCGGAGACGCTGGCGGCGTTCGCCGACCGAATCGAAGACGGGGCGTCCGGGACGGCAGTCCTGATGGGCGACCCGAACCACTCGGGCTACCAGTTCGTCGGGAAGGTGCAGGCCGCCGTCGAAGCGCCGGTCCGGGTGATTCCGGGGATATCGTCGCTTCAGGTCGCCGCGAGCAGGGCGCGGACGCCGATGGAGGAGACGGCGTTCGTCACCCTCCACAAGAGCGGTGACATCGCCCCCGACCTTCAGCGACTCCGCGAGAGCGTCGGCGAACGGCACCTGCTCGTCCTTCCGCGTCCCTACGACTGGATGCCCGAGGACGTCGCCGCCGAGTTACTCGACTGCGGCGCGTCGGCGTCGCTCGAAGCCCTCGTGTTGGAACGGTTGACGCACGACGACGAGGCGGTGACCAAGACGACGCTGGGCGAACTCCGAGCGCTCTCGGCGGAGTCCGACGCCGACTCGTCGCCGTTCTCCGACCTCTCCGTGCTCGCCGTTCGCTCCGGGTGAGCGAGGTCGGCGGTTCCGCGCGTTTTTGCCGCACGCAGGCGCTCTCCCGGCCGATAGGCGTCGGTCGGCCGTCGGAACTCCTCACCCTGAGCGAACGTCACGGGCGTCACCAAAACTTATTTGAGAATCGGTTGCAACGCATTAAGCAACCCAATTTGGGCTAACTAAAGTATAATTGTCCGACAACGCCCCATGACATCCGACACAATCCTCCTCATCGGCCGCGATACGCGAAACGCCCACGAAGTACTCGAAGCCCACGCCGAGCGACTGCGCGGGCGTGCTATCGCCGACGCCGTGGAGGTGGCGACGTACGAGAGCGAACCGGTTCGCGAACTCCGCGGACGGTTCGAGCGACTCTCCGCCGACGAGGTGTACGCGGTTCCGATGTGCACCGCACACACCCACGAGACGATCAACGACATCCCGTCCGCGCTCTCGTACGTCCCGGGGGACGTTCGCTACTGCGAACCGCTCGGACAGAGCCCCGCCGTCACCGAGGTAATCGAGGAGCGAGGGGCGGACCTGATTCCGCCGTCGGAGGAGGTGTCTCTCATCCTCGTGGGGTTCGGGAGCAGTTCGAAGCCCTATCACCGACAGACCGTCGACTATCACGCCGCCCGACTCCGCGAACAGTCGGCCTACGGGGAGGTTCTGACCTGCTATCTCCTCCAGAACCCCACGGTGGAGTGCGTCCGGTACAACACGACGAAGACGCGGTCCGTGGCGGTTCCGCTCTTTCTCGCGCGAAGCGAGGCGACCGAGAGCCGAATTCCCGACGAACTCGAACTCGTCCGCGGCGGCATCGAGTACGCCGACCCCTACGGCGAGCACGCGCGGATTACGGACGCCGTTCACGCCGAAGTCGAGAAACAGCGCGCGCTCTCTCGCGCGGACTCCGCGCCGACGGCCTCCTTCGAGGGGCAACTGACTCAGACGCGACGACCCCTCGCGACCGACGGAGAGGGCGTCCCGCGGTGACGAGTCGGGCCGATCGACGAACTCGGCGAGGCCGCGA is a window of Halopelagius longus DNA encoding:
- a CDS encoding cobalt-precorrin-7 (C(5))-methyltransferase, producing the protein MSDAYDLDAGPDPAALAASEPEPSDAEGPVYAVGIGPGNPEYLTPRGERAIRDADVVVGFETVVEFVRGRTDAELLTCGYRDEAETLAAFADRIEDGASGTAVLMGDPNHSGYQFVGKVQAAVEAPVRVIPGISSLQVAASRARTPMEETAFVTLHKSGDIAPDLQRLRESVGERHLLVLPRPYDWMPEDVAAELLDCGASASLEALVLERLTHDDEAVTKTTLGELRALSAESDADSSPFSDLSVLAVRSG
- a CDS encoding CbiX/SirB N-terminal domain-containing protein, encoding MTSDTILLIGRDTRNAHEVLEAHAERLRGRAIADAVEVATYESEPVRELRGRFERLSADEVYAVPMCTAHTHETINDIPSALSYVPGDVRYCEPLGQSPAVTEVIEERGADLIPPSEEVSLILVGFGSSSKPYHRQTVDYHAARLREQSAYGEVLTCYLLQNPTVECVRYNTTKTRSVAVPLFLARSEATESRIPDELELVRGGIEYADPYGEHARITDAVHAEVEKQRALSRADSAPTASFEGQLTQTRRPLATDGEGVPR
- a CDS encoding precorrin-8X methylmutase: MTTEEGRQDRGTDREDGDFEEYADLGATTENAMDIAETSMDRVRKLVPDETLADRIRQKSVHATGDPEFQHLVRFTGETAEEPVVAGARAVLEERPIVTDITMVKAGITGRGHDCPVEKAIGNGAELAARTGMTRTAASVLELDRRGVYDGAIAVVGNAPTAALALADCIEDGTRPAVVVATPVGFVKAAESRKRLRDVAGEHGVPAITNVGRRGGSGLAAGLTNELVHVASDARSGEVDLP